One stretch of Cygnus olor isolate bCygOlo1 chromosome 1, bCygOlo1.pri.v2, whole genome shotgun sequence DNA includes these proteins:
- the KCNE2 gene encoding potassium voltage-gated channel subfamily E member 2 has product MAEIRNFTWAVEDIFKETFLTYMNGWRKNMTKAADELQAKVDAENFDYVILYLMVMIGMFSFIIVAILVSTVKSKRREHSHDPYHQYIVEDWGEKYKSQVLNREDLKCVIHENFGARDKTSPGSP; this is encoded by the coding sequence ATGGCTGAAATACGGAACTTCACTTGGGCAGTGGAAGATATTTTCAAGGAAACTTTTCTGACTTACATGAACGGCTGGaggaaaaatatgacaaaagcagcagatgaaCTGCAAGCCAAGGTTGACGCTGAAAACTTTGACTATGTTATCCTTTATCTGATGGTGATGATTGGTATGTTCTCCTTCATTATTGTGGCAATCTTGGTGAGTACTGTGAAGTCAAAGAGGCGAGAGCACTCCCATGACCCTTATCATCAGTACATTGTTGAGGACTGGGGTGAGAAGTATAAAAGCCAGGTTCTCAATCGAGAAGACCTCAAGTGTGTGATCCATGAAAACTTTGGTGCAAGGGACAAAACAAGCCCTGGATCACCCTGA
- the SMIM11A gene encoding small integral membrane protein 11A, giving the protein MVAFNWKALENFPLLMYILAAKTLILCLAFAGVKMYQSKRIEEKLKREREEKLKRESEKKDD; this is encoded by the exons ATGGTGGCGTTTAACTGGAAG gcTTTGGAGAATTTCCCACTGCTGATGTACATTTTGGCAGCTAAAACGTTGATTCTTTGCTTAGCGTTTGCTGGCGTAAAAATGTACCAGAGCAAAAGaattgaagaaaaattgaagaGGGAACGTgaagagaaattgaaaagaGAATCAGAGAAGAAGGATGATTGA
- the FAM243A gene encoding protein FAM243A: MQRFTNPLLRHVISRGCFDAASKKQCLQYLRALRALQLNGFNTVFLGEIDIPESLITGEKIAEEASLRRPVWTLVHAGSSQGWVPWRYKLLLTDELPIHQQNGVFQELCDSLTMTYGKCVIVTRDKRQPTHVEAKDGKEQETETLPPVPPVIYMSGIKCCPKTARANGHELLIVPSSYSYLSPMDVAWSSLKWFIINNRKDFALKSVETTHSYRCILFNDLITKGIEKMTPNKWKVAINKVKKWENYYLDTFS, translated from the coding sequence ATGCAGCGCTTCACAAACCCACTTCTCAGGCACGTAATTTCCAGGGGCTGCTTTGATGCTGCTTCAAAGAAACAGTGCTTGCAGTATTTAAGAGCTCTGAGGGCTCTGCAGCTTAATGGTTTCAACACTGTTTTTTTAGGGGAAATAGATATTCCAGAAAGTCTtattacaggagaaaaaatcgCCGAGGAGGCCAGCCTGCGCAGACCAGTATGGACACTTGTtcatgctggcagcagccaagGGTGGGTGCCCTGGAGGTACAAACTGCTATTAACAGATGAACTGCCCATCCATCAGCAGAACGGTGTCTTTCAGGAGCTGTGTGATTCTCTGACCATGACCTATGGGAAATGTGTAATTGTGACAAGAGACAAAAGGCAGCCGACACATGTTGAGGCAAAAGATGGCAAGGAGCAGGAGACAGAAACTCTGCCTCCAGTTCCACCAGTGATCTACATGTCTGGCATTAAGTGTTGCCCCAAGACTGCTAGAGCCAATGGCCATGAGCTTCTCATTGTGCCTTCATCTTATAGCTATCTTTCTCCAATGGATGTTGCTTGGTCTTCTTTGAAATGGTTTATTATAAACAACAGGAAGGACTTTGCCCTGAAGTCTGTTGAGACGACTCACTCCTATAGGTGCATCCTCTTCAATGACTTGATTACTAAAGGAATAGAGAAGATGACCCCAAACAAATGGAAGGTAGCGATTAACAAAgtgaagaaatgggaaaactaCTACCTTGACACATTTTCTTAA